AAATGATCAGAATGGATCTCAGCAAGGTCAGAGTTATAGGTAGAACTACAAAAGGAGTAAAACTCATCAATATAGATGAAAAAGAAAAAGTTGTAGGCATGGACAGCATGGCCAGGGATAATAAAGACTCCGATATTGAAGAAACCGATGACAATCAAGTTTAATGACTGAGAATAAAACAATTTCAGTAATAGGAGCCGGATCCTGGGGAACCGCTCTGGCCCTTGTCTTAGCTGAAAATCAGAATAACGTTTTTCTCTGGGGTCATAATAGACGAACTGTTAGGAAGTTACAGGAAGAGAGGCAGAATAAAAAGTATCTACCAGGTATTCAATTTCCCGATAACCTTAAAATTACAGGTGATCTGGAACTCTGTGTCGGACAAAGTGCAATAATATTGATGGTTGTACCATCGCATGGTTTAAGAGATGTTTTTAACAAACTTGCAGCCATGTTACCCGATAAAGCGTATATAATTTCTGCTGTTAAAGGCATAGAAAATAGTTCGCTGGAAACCATGACCATGATCATGGAAAGCGTTCTTCAGCAACGATATCCTGAAAAAAATTGTGAAATTGGCGTGTTATCGGGTCCATCCTTTGCCAAAGAGGTTGCCCAACGAGTACCAACCGCCGTTACCCTTGGCTTTAAAAACCTTGCTACTGCGAAGAAATTGCAGAAAGTATTTGGTAACAGTTTTTTCAGGGTTTATGCGGGGTGCGATATAACAGGTCTTGAGATAAGTGCTTCTTATAAAAATATAATAGCTATTGCCGCCGGTGTATGCGATGGACTCGGCTATGGACTCAATACACGTGCTGCCTTGATTACCCGCGGGCTGACTGAGATGACCAGGCTTGGAACAGCACTGGGAGCAGATATTTCAACTTTTTCTGGTTTGAGTGGACTTGGAGATTTACTCCTTACCTGTACCGGTAATTTAAGTAGAAACAGAACAGTTGGATTAAAACTTGGTAAGGGAAAACAACTGGAAGAAATAGTAAACGAAATGAAAATGGTGGCAGAAGGAATTAAAACCACAAGGTCTATTTTTGAAATACGAAAAAAATATACAGTTGAGACCCCTATTCTTGATGAAGTTTACAAGATTATTTACCAGGGAAAAAAATGCTCCCTCGCTGTAAGTGACCTGCTGGCCAGGGAGCTTAAAGTCGAATAAATGTATTACCTAAATCCTGCAATTGGCAAGTTTACCGAACTGCAGGATTCAGGTATTAATTTGACCAATCATTATCTTTAAACATTGAATGATCAGGTTTAGGTGGTTTTTCTTCAGAAAGTCTCTGTTCGAGCCATTTGATAATGAGGGGCATTTCCTTTTTTACTTCTGCAAGAGCTTTTCCCCTGTGACTGACACGATTTTTCTCATCCATTGAAAGTTCAGCGAAGGTTTTACCCAATTCCTCAAAATAAAAGAGTGGGTCATAACCGAATCCACTCGTACCACGGGGCTCTTTAAGAATAATACCGTCACAACGCGACTCATAGGTCAAAGCCGGTCCGGAAGGTACAGCTATTGACAAAACACAGCTGAAATGAGCTTTTCTATCTGATTTACCTGACAGCTCCTCAAGCAGTTTTTTACAGTTATCGGCATCTGTTGCATTTTCTCCAGCATATCTTGAAGAATAAACCCCCGGAGCACCTTCAAGTGCGTCCACACAGAGACCTGAATCATCTGCAATTGCGGGAAGACCTAAAATTTTTGCAGTATGATGGGCCTTTTTATAAGCGTTTTCATCAAATGTATTCCCATCTTCAATTGCTTCTGGAATGGGTCCAAAATCGGCGAGAGATTTAACCTCAATTGAAGTTTCCTGTAAAAGATTTTTAAATTCAACCAATTTATTTTTATTATTTGTTGCTATCACTATCATTGGGATCATGATGAAATTATCCTGTCTTATGAATTAAAAAAACGAGATTAAAATTAATTTAAGTTTTATTTATTTTTTATTTTCAATGATTTATCGTATCGTTCCCATTCACTGTAAATACAGCCACAATAAGGTTGCCTGTAAAGAGAAAGTTGTTTTGAAATATCAATTCCCTGTTGCCAGCCTTCCCTGAAATCATGGTAAATAAATGTGATTGAATACAGTTCTTCAAGGTTTTTGCATATTTTAATAATTTTCTTATGATTTTGATATTTGCTGTAAAGAAGTGTACTGGTAAACGCGTCAAAATTGTTCTCCTTTGCAGTCTGCACTGTTTTTTCAAGTCTATCGGAATAGCAAAAGTTGCACCTTTTTCCTTCATTATGCACCACTGATCTCAAAAAATATTTAAGACCGTATTTTTTATCAATTATGGCCGGTATATGTTGTTTTCTCAGATATTCATCTGCAGTGACAAGTCTTCTGCGGAATTCTTTAAAAGGATGGATATTGGGGTTGTAGAAATAAGCGGTGATGGAATAATCTTTTTCACGAAGAAATGTGAGAGGATAAACTGCGCAAGGTCCGCAACATATATGGAGAAGAAGTTTCATGAATATTGTCTGAAAAATCAAATCTTAAATTTTTTTGGATCAATATTATACTGATGGATCTTATAATTAATGATTCTCAGGCTTGTATCCAGGTCTTTTGCAGTCTTTGTCTGGTTACCATTGTTTCGTTTCAGCCCTTCAACTATAAGTTCTTTTTCAAAATTTTCTACTGCAACTGAAAGAGAAAGAGGTTTTTCCCTGGATGAATTCCCAGCAGTTTGAAGTGTCGGTGGAAGGTGAATTGATTTTATAGTGTCACCATCACAGATAAGCACAGCCCTTTCAATACAGTTCTGGAGTTCCCTGACATTCCCGGGCCAATGGTACTGAATCAACATGTCTATTGCTGTGGTGGAAATTCTGATAATTTTTTTGTTGTTTTCTTTAGAATATTTTTCAAGAAAAAATTCAGCAAGAAGGAGAATGTCAGTTCGTCGCTCTCTTAAGGGGGGCATATACACAGGAAAAACATTAAGTCTGTAGTAGAGATCTTCTCTGAAATTTTTTTCTGCAACCGCCTTTTCAAGATCTCTGTTTGTTGCTGCAACGAGTCGAACATCACATTCGATGAGGTTTGTTGAACCAAGTCTCTGGAACTTTCTTTCCTGCACAACATTGAGGAGTTTAACCTGTACTGAATGGCTGATTTCACCTATCTCATCAAGGAACAGGGTCCCTCCTTCAGCCTGTTCAAAACGTCCAATTTTCAGCTCATTTGCACCGGTGAATGAACCTTTTTCATGACCAAAAAGTTCACTTTCCAAAAGGGTTTCAGGAAGAGCAGAACAATTAACAACGATAAAGGGTGCGGATTTTCTTTTGCCATTGTAATGAAGAGCTTTTGCCACAAGTGTTTTTCCTGTACCTGATTCGCCACGAAGAAGGACAGTTGCATTAGAGTCAACAACCCTGTGTATCATTTCATACACTTCCTGCATTTTGCTCGAATTACCTATAATATCATTAATTTTATTCTTTTCTGAAAGCTCTCTTTTAAGCTTAAGGTTTTCAGAATAAAGTTCTTCGGTCTCCCTGTTTACTTTTTGTACTCTGACAACAGTCTGGGCAATTATTGAACTTAAAACTGTGAGGAATTGCAGATCGGTATTGGCCTGTTCGGTAATACCGTTTTTATATATGATATCAACACTGAGAGCACCTATAATGTTTTGTCCATCCTTGATGGGAACACACAGAAAAGATCTCTTTTGTTTCTTTACGTTTTCACGTGCTCCAGTTCTATTGAGAAATAATGGTTCTTCGGCAATATGTGGAACGATAATAGGTTCGCCTGTGGCAACAACTCTCCCTGTAATCCCCTCCCCTATTCTATATTTTCCACGCTTTTTCCCAGCTGCAGATATTCCATGGGCAACTTCTATCTCAAGGTTTCCGGTTAATGGGTTAACGATGGAAACAGTACCATTTTCCATCCCTTTTATTTCTGAAAGAATAAACATGGTGCTTTCCAGGCATTCACTGAGTTCTTTTGAAGATGCCAGTTGTTTAGTTATTTCATAAAGGGCCGTGAGATCTTCCAGTTGTTTGGAGATATCGTTTTTGTGTACCATTTTCGTGGAGAATCCAGTTGGTTTTTATGACGTTATTTGGAATGGGTTGTAAGAATAAGCAAGATCTTCTTATAATTCTTTTCCCAGAATGAAATATTTTCGTCCTGGAATTTTAGAAAATATGATCAGTGGTTTTCAGGTAATCATCTTAAAAGATTCAGGATTAAAGAAAGAAAAAACCACTACCCTGAACCTTGCAATTTTTTTTTTAGAATTGATAGAATAAAAAAGAAAATTATTACAAAAATGTATTACAGCTCAGAAACTTTTAATACCAGCTTTTCAAGTTGTTGACAATCTTTCTTTCAAATGGTAAGAAAGGCACTTCGGAGGAATGGCCGAGTGGTTTAAGGCGGCGGTCTTGAAAACCGTTGTACGAAAGTACCGTGGGTTCGAATCCTACTTCCTCCGCCACAAATTTTATAATACTATGGAGAGGTGACCGAGAGGCCGATGGTGCTCGCCTGCTAAGCGAGTGTGGGGGTTAGACTCCACCGAGGGTTCGAATCCCTCCCTCTCCGCCATTGAAAAGGTCATGGTATTAAAGATAAATACCATGACCTTTTTTATTAAAATTTTAGCATATTAACGGCAAAACATAAGTCATTAAATAATACAATAATTTAAATTTAAAGGAAAAGCTCAATAACCCCAGAGAAGACTTCTTTTGATCCAGCCTTGTAGTCCTGACTCGTGTCTGACCTCCACCCATCCTGATTTCTGCTGAACCGTAGCAAAAACCACGCCATAGTAGGCTTTTCCAATAATCTTACTATCTGTCCCTGGCCTGTTTCTGATGTTGATCTTGTTTTTTCTGTTTTTATTTACCTTGACGATCATCATTGGTTTGTCAACCAACAGCTTTCTATAAACCCACCCGGTATCACCTTCGAAATCTTTAACTTGGGCCCATTTCCCTTTTTTTTTAAGTATTAACAGAGGAAAACCACTTCCGTATTCCCACTTCACCTTATATTTTATACCAGGCCCTGTTCTCAGGTTCACTTTATCTCCTTTGACACTCATCATTTCTGCAAAAGCTGATATTGGAGAGAAAAGAAGACAACAAAAAAATGTAGCGATAAAAAAATGAATTTGAATGGTATGAATTTTTTTCATTTTTAGAAAAACGTGATTAGTGCCTTACTCCTGAATTCCTGTTATAAAAAACAAGAAACCAGGGAAGGTTTTTTGAAATTAAATGGTTAGGTTTATTTCCATGGCACTTAAAACCCCTTATGGGGTGTTAGTTATCATTTAAAAGCAAAACAAAAAGTCTGTCCAGGTCATCAAGAGAATAGTATTCTATTTCTATTTTACCCCTGGTTCCGTTCTCACTGATAACTACTTTTGAGTTTAACCTGTTTGTTAATTGGTTAACCAGTGATTTTTTATAGGATGCAGGCAGTCCCTCTTGTTCCTGATTTGATTTAGTATTTTTAAGCGGAGCAGATGAATTTGCAAATTTCCTGGCAAATGCTTCTGTCTGTCTGACGGAAAGATTTTTCCTGATTACAGTATCCCGAGTTTCTTTGAGTTTTATTGGATCATCCAGAAGCCGAATTAGAGCTCTACCATGGCCTTCGCTGAGGATTCCAGATATAATATCCTGTTGAATATAGTCTGGAAGTTTTAATAATCTTAGCATGTTAGCTATGGTTGATCTTTTTTTACCAACTTTTTTTGCTGTTTCGTCCTGGGTGTAAGAAAATTTATCTATTAAACTTTTATACGCAAGGGCTTCTTCAATAGGATTGAGATCTGTTCTTTGAATATTTTCTATAAGAGCCAGCTCAAGGAGAGCATCCTCACCTGTAACGTCCATAAGGACAACGGGTACTTTGGAAAGACCTGCGAGTTTTGAAGCTCTTAATCTTCTCTCACCAGCAATGAGTTCATATTTACCTGCTGAATTTCCGTGGGTAACAATCAACGGTTGAATAATACCATTTTCTTTGATTGAGTGAGCGAGTTCGTTAAGATCATCTTCTTTAAAGTGAGTGC
The DNA window shown above is from Desulfomarina profundi and carries:
- a CDS encoding SH3 domain-containing protein, with protein sequence MNLRTGPGIKYKVKWEYGSGFPLLILKKKGKWAQVKDFEGDTGWVYRKLLVDKPMMIVKVNKNRKNKINIRNRPGTDSKIIGKAYYGVVFATVQQKSGWVEVRHESGLQGWIKRSLLWGY
- a CDS encoding ParB/RepB/Spo0J family partition protein; its protein translation is MIQKKGLGQGVGLLFGEEEEKFFECDIDLIYPNKLQPRTHFKEDDLNELAHSIKENGIIQPLIVTHGNSAGKYELIAGERRLRASKLAGLSKVPVVLMDVTGEDALLELALIENIQRTDLNPIEEALAYKSLIDKFSYTQDETAKKVGKKRSTIANMLRLLKLPDYIQQDIISGILSEGHGRALIRLLDDPIKLKETRDTVIRKNLSVRQTEAFARKFANSSAPLKNTKSNQEQEGLPASYKKSLVNQLTNRLNSKVVISENGTRGKIEIEYYSLDDLDRLFVLLLNDN
- a CDS encoding epoxyqueuosine reductase QueH, encoding MKLLLHICCGPCAVYPLTFLREKDYSITAYFYNPNIHPFKEFRRRLVTADEYLRKQHIPAIIDKKYGLKYFLRSVVHNEGKRCNFCYSDRLEKTVQTAKENNFDAFTSTLLYSKYQNHKKIIKICKNLEELYSITFIYHDFREGWQQGIDISKQLSLYRQPYCGCIYSEWERYDKSLKIKNK
- a CDS encoding sigma-54 interaction domain-containing protein yields the protein MVHKNDISKQLEDLTALYEITKQLASSKELSECLESTMFILSEIKGMENGTVSIVNPLTGNLEIEVAHGISAAGKKRGKYRIGEGITGRVVATGEPIIVPHIAEEPLFLNRTGARENVKKQKRSFLCVPIKDGQNIIGALSVDIIYKNGITEQANTDLQFLTVLSSIIAQTVVRVQKVNRETEELYSENLKLKRELSEKNKINDIIGNSSKMQEVYEMIHRVVDSNATVLLRGESGTGKTLVAKALHYNGKRKSAPFIVVNCSALPETLLESELFGHEKGSFTGANELKIGRFEQAEGGTLFLDEIGEISHSVQVKLLNVVQERKFQRLGSTNLIECDVRLVAATNRDLEKAVAEKNFREDLYYRLNVFPVYMPPLRERRTDILLLAEFFLEKYSKENNKKIIRISTTAIDMLIQYHWPGNVRELQNCIERAVLICDGDTIKSIHLPPTLQTAGNSSREKPLSLSVAVENFEKELIVEGLKRNNGNQTKTAKDLDTSLRIINYKIHQYNIDPKKFKI
- a CDS encoding NAD(P)H-dependent glycerol-3-phosphate dehydrogenase, whose protein sequence is MTENKTISVIGAGSWGTALALVLAENQNNVFLWGHNRRTVRKLQEERQNKKYLPGIQFPDNLKITGDLELCVGQSAIILMVVPSHGLRDVFNKLAAMLPDKAYIISAVKGIENSSLETMTMIMESVLQQRYPEKNCEIGVLSGPSFAKEVAQRVPTAVTLGFKNLATAKKLQKVFGNSFFRVYAGCDITGLEISASYKNIIAIAAGVCDGLGYGLNTRAALITRGLTEMTRLGTALGADISTFSGLSGLGDLLLTCTGNLSRNRTVGLKLGKGKQLEEIVNEMKMVAEGIKTTRSIFEIRKKYTVETPILDEVYKIIYQGKKCSLAVSDLLARELKVE
- a CDS encoding XTP/dITP diphosphatase, whose translation is MIPMIVIATNNKNKLVEFKNLLQETSIEVKSLADFGPIPEAIEDGNTFDENAYKKAHHTAKILGLPAIADDSGLCVDALEGAPGVYSSRYAGENATDADNCKKLLEELSGKSDRKAHFSCVLSIAVPSGPALTYESRCDGIILKEPRGTSGFGYDPLFYFEELGKTFAELSMDEKNRVSHRGKALAEVKKEMPLIIKWLEQRLSEEKPPKPDHSMFKDNDWSN